ATGAAGAACTTAGAAAAAAATTAAATACCAATAAAGACCAAATTGACATATTGCTTAATCTTGGAAATAATGACCTAATTTTAATAGAATGCAAAACCATAAAAGAAAGTGGTTATAATAAATTTAGTTCTGTTTCTAGACAACTTAAAGCTTACACCAATCTAGCTACAAAAAATAATTATAATATTATAAAATCATTGCTTATTGCACCTAATTTTTCCGACGACTTCATAAAAGATTGTGGTTTAGAATATGAATTAAATTTGTCGCTTATAACAGCTACAGCTTTGATAAAAATTTTAGAAGGATTTAAAAACTCTAAACTAAAACAGTTTCCACACAACTTATTAATGCGTGATGTACTTATTCAAGAAGATAGAGTGATTAAAGCTATTGATAAATAATTTACTTATCACAAAGATTAAGTTTCTGTTTGTGAGGATATAGACTGATAGAGAAAATCCAAGAATCTTATTATATTTATACGATAATGAAAAATATAGTTTTAATACTCCTAATCTTAATATATGGTATTTCTATTTCAAAAACAATAGTTTTTGATAGATGCCAAGGCAACAAACAAGATTTATTTTATGCTCACTTTGCACTTGAATTTATTACTATGAATAAGCCCAATTCTTTAAAATCTTTAGCTTCAAAAAACTTCAAAATAGATAGTTTATCTTTAGCAAATGAATGCTTATATACTAAAACTAACTTTCCGTATACACCATTTAGTAATCCATCTTGTTTTTATCTAGATAATAATTCTAATCAATGGTACGAGAGAACATATTTTGAAATAAACTCAGAAGGAATCGTAAAATATCTCTTTCAAATACAAATTTATCTAATTAAAGAAAATGACTTACCAAAAATACTAGATATTCAATTTCGGGTAATGTACTGAAAAATAGTTGGTGCATTTGACAAAAATAATGTTTAGCTTTCTCCAGTTAATCTGAAGAGGATAAAAGCACTGGTGGAGACCAACTTTTTAGCAATAGGATTAATGTATATACAAAAAATGGGTTGATAGATAACTATCAACCTTTTTCATTTTTTGGTATACTTGATGGCTAAAAAAACTCTATTTTTCATTAGATAAATACACATACCATTTGATGAAATTTATTCTATTTTTTAAAGTCAAACCTCTGTGCAAATCAAGATGATTTTTTAGATGGCTAAAATAACCTTCAATTCCATTTGTTGTTCTTGGTATTTTTGGATTTTCTAAATAGTGAAACATATTAGGCAATGCTCTTTTTATTGAGAAGTAGGATCTTCTTAGTAGTTTATGAGTATACCAATACCTTCTAGTTTCTAAGTTAATAGTCTTTTCATTAAGATAGTCTTTGTGTCTTTCATACCATAGCTTTAACTCTCTTGTCCACCATATTTTATCATTCTGTGTTTCTATTTTGAGTAATAGCAAAATATGTTTTCTAAGTTCTTGTCCTGCTATGTGTTTAGGGTATTTAGTAAGCCATAGTAAGCACATTCGTTGAATATGTACCAAGCATCTTTGTATAACTATATTACTGTCAGTATGTTTAATTGCTTTTAATATACTTTTAGCACCATCTGAGGTAATACTTTCTAATTTAATGCCTAAGTGTATTAAATTACTTAAATCTTCCTTAATCTCTTCAAAATGCTCTCCATCTGAAAAACGGATAAGTTGTGTATAGCCATCAAGATTATCTTGATAAGCTATTAAACAGAACTGTGCAAAATAAGTACCGTCCACTCTAAGATTAACTTGTTCTCTTTTTATGATTTTAACCGTGGGCGAACGCTCTAAAATTTTATAAAAGGTTCTTTGTAAGGTGTCTTTTGAATAACCACTATCTCTACATAATGTGTTGTAGGTTTGTCTTTCTATTATCCATTTCTTGAACCATATGAATCGGTTCTTTATTTTTTGTTCTGGTCTATTCCTTGTGAATAATATGCCACAGTTTTTACACTTAAATCTTTGCTTGTTTTGTTGTTTGCCCCAGCATATTACATCTAAACTACTACAGCTCCAACATCGCTTTTTTTTGCCATTTTTTAACAAAGAAAATATTTTATGAAATACATTTCATAAAATATCTAGTTTAACCTTTATTTATAGTACTCTTGATACAATACACCAACTATTTTTCAGTATTATGCCCAATTTCGTCATAATGATAATATTATAGCAAGACCAAAAGAAGTTAAAGAAATGACAAAAAAAGTAGACAGTAATAATCCACCGCCACCACCACCTATATTTCACTAAAACCCAATACCTTTCAACTCCAAACCAAGTGTTTCTTTAAAACCGAAAATAAGATTCATGTTTTGTAGGGCTTGTCCGCTTGCTCCTTTTAGTAAATTGTCGGTACAAGAAATGATCATCAATTTATTGCCTTGTTTTTCTAAGTACAACAAACAGTTATTGGTATTCACTACTTGTTTTAAGTGTATGTTCTTATCGCTTACAAATACAAAAGCTTCGTCTTTATAATAGTTTTTATACATCGCTTGTGCTTCGGCTATCGAACCATCAAACGAAGTATATATTGTAGCAATAATGCCTCTTGCAAAATTGCCTCTGTATGGTATAAAATTTATGTCGTAGTTAAAATTATTTTGTAGCTGTACTATGCTTTCGGTTATTTCTGCTAAGTGTTGATGTGTAAATGCTTTATATACACTCATATTGTTGTTTCGCCACGAAAAATGACTGGTAGTACTTAAAGATGTTCCTGCTCCTGTACTTCCTGTTATAGCAGAAATATGTATATCATTTTTCAACAATTGATTTTTTGCTAATGGCAATAGTGCTAATTGTATGGTAGTAGCAAAACATCCTGGATTGGCAATTAAACTACTTTGCTTAATTTCAGCTTTGTTTAATTCTGGTAAACCGTAAACAAAATTTTGAGCATTGGCTTTCAATCGGAAATCGTTGCTTAAATCAATAATTTTTATATTATTAAAAGAATGTTCTTGTAAAAATAATTTGGTTTCGCCGTGTGGTAAACATAGAAATACAATATCTATATTTTTATCAATTATATTTATAAACTTCAAATCACAATTCAATAAATCGTCGTGAATTTCATTAATATTTTTACCAGCTTGACTTCTACTATAACAAAAAGCAATCTCTACATTTGGATGATGAATGAGTAAACGAATTAACTCACCACCAGTATAACCAGCTGCTCCAATAATACCTGCTTTAATTTTCATTTTGTTCTTTTACCTTATTCCATATCATAATTTGATTGGAAAATATTTTTGCAAAACCTTTTACATCTTCGCCACTCCACGCCTTGTTCATTTCGCCATAAGCTCCAAAACTGCTGTTCATTAAATCGTACTTTGATTCGATACCAATTAAGTTAAATCGATATGGCAACAGTTCTACAATTACTTTT
Above is a genomic segment from Chitinophagales bacterium containing:
- a CDS encoding transposase, giving the protein MFSLLKNGKKKRCWSCSSLDVICWGKQQNKQRFKCKNCGILFTRNRPEQKIKNRFIWFKKWIIERQTYNTLCRDSGYSKDTLQRTFYKILERSPTVKIIKREQVNLRVDGTYFAQFCLIAYQDNLDGYTQLIRFSDGEHFEEIKEDLSNLIHLGIKLESITSDGAKSILKAIKHTDSNIVIQRCLVHIQRMCLLWLTKYPKHIAGQELRKHILLLLKIETQNDKIWWTRELKLWYERHKDYLNEKTINLETRRYWYTHKLLRRSYFSIKRALPNMFHYLENPKIPRTTNGIEGYFSHLKNHLDLHRGLTLKNRINFIKWYVYLSNEK
- a CDS encoding N-acetyl-gamma-glutamyl-phosphate reductase codes for the protein MKIKAGIIGAAGYTGGELIRLLIHHPNVEIAFCYSRSQAGKNINEIHDDLLNCDLKFINIIDKNIDIVFLCLPHGETKLFLQEHSFNNIKIIDLSNDFRLKANAQNFVYGLPELNKAEIKQSSLIANPGCFATTIQLALLPLAKNQLLKNDIHISAITGSTGAGTSLSTTSHFSWRNNNMSVYKAFTHQHLAEITESIVQLQNNFNYDINFIPYRGNFARGIIATIYTSFDGSIAEAQAMYKNYYKDEAFVFVSDKNIHLKQVVNTNNCLLYLEKQGNKLMIISCTDNLLKGASGQALQNMNLIFGFKETLGLELKGIGF